One Panthera leo isolate Ple1 chromosome B1, P.leo_Ple1_pat1.1, whole genome shotgun sequence DNA window includes the following coding sequences:
- the ANKRD37 gene encoding ankyrin repeat domain-containing protein 37 isoform X1, producing the protein MATVGLFYRFPSYGRGVTEKVDSLKHLLEAGASVNAPPDPCEQSPVHLAAGGGLACFLLWQLQAGADLNQQDVFGEAPLHKAAKVGSLECLSLLVASDAQIDLCNKNGQTAEDLAWSCGFLECAKFLTTVKCMQSVKSSEPSDRDHCVPGLGQKRSFGSAENTTGKRKC; encoded by the exons ATGGCCACGGTTGGCTTATTTTACAGATTTCCCAGTTATGGGCGTGGTGTCACAGAAAAG GTGGACAGTCTGAAGCATCTGCTGGAGGCCGGGGCCTCGGTCAACGCACCCCCGGATCCCTGCGAGCAGTCGCCTGTCCATTTGGCCGCAGGTGGCGgccttgcttgctttcttctgtgGCAGCTGCAGGCTGGCGCTGACCTCAACCAACAG GATGTTTTTGGAGAAGCTCCACTACATAAGGCAGCAAAAGTTGGAAGTCTGGAATGCCTTAGCCTGCTCGTAGCCAGTGATGCCCAAATTGA TTTATGTAATAAGAATGGGCAAACAGCTGAAGATCTAGCTTGGTCATGTGGATTTCTAGAATGTGCCAAGTTTCTTACAACAGTTAAATGTATGCAGTCAGTAAAATCAAGTGAGCCATCGGATAGAGATCACTGTGTCCCAGGGCTTGGACAGAAACGAAGTTTTGGAAGTGCAGAAAATACAACCGGGAAAAGGAAGTGTTG A
- the ANKRD37 gene encoding ankyrin repeat domain-containing protein 37 isoform X2, translating to MLLLDCNPEVDSLKHLLEAGASVNAPPDPCEQSPVHLAAGGGLACFLLWQLQAGADLNQQDVFGEAPLHKAAKVGSLECLSLLVASDAQIDLCNKNGQTAEDLAWSCGFLECAKFLTTVKCMQSVKSSEPSDRDHCVPGLGQKRSFGSAENTTGKRKC from the exons ATGCTGTTGCTTGACTGCAACCCAGAG GTGGACAGTCTGAAGCATCTGCTGGAGGCCGGGGCCTCGGTCAACGCACCCCCGGATCCCTGCGAGCAGTCGCCTGTCCATTTGGCCGCAGGTGGCGgccttgcttgctttcttctgtgGCAGCTGCAGGCTGGCGCTGACCTCAACCAACAG GATGTTTTTGGAGAAGCTCCACTACATAAGGCAGCAAAAGTTGGAAGTCTGGAATGCCTTAGCCTGCTCGTAGCCAGTGATGCCCAAATTGA TTTATGTAATAAGAATGGGCAAACAGCTGAAGATCTAGCTTGGTCATGTGGATTTCTAGAATGTGCCAAGTTTCTTACAACAGTTAAATGTATGCAGTCAGTAAAATCAAGTGAGCCATCGGATAGAGATCACTGTGTCCCAGGGCTTGGACAGAAACGAAGTTTTGGAAGTGCAGAAAATACAACCGGGAAAAGGAAGTGTTG A